Proteins encoded within one genomic window of Granulicella pectinivorans:
- a CDS encoding phosphoglucomutase/phosphomannomutase family protein, with amino-acid sequence MTDTKKTSAVKFGTDGWRGIIADDFTYENVRAAAAAIAHYVIQQEDPAAGVCIGWDTRFASQAFARVVAEVLAGAGIPVQLAQGITPTPALSYAVRERKAAGGVMITSSHNPAQWNGVKYKASYGGSGKPSIISAIEGYLDVPLPVAATPAAIVEVDFNPEYIAAIEKFVDLAAIKASGYRFLIDTMYGAGHGIIQGIFERAGIPCVAIRSEINPNFPGINPEPILPHIAATQVAVVAEKCDAGLITDGDADRIGSVDEHGHVVDAHKIFAILLYWLLERKKWPGDVTRAFNTTKMLDRIAAKYGRVLHEHGIGFKYVCDLMLEKDILIGGEESGGVGISRHLPERDGLLNSLLLANVMADEKKTLGELVQALQDEFGEHQYGRIDMHIDEALKQSAITRARAGLTEIAGFKVLNMETLDGIKFFLEDPDCAARPNAAETWLLLRASGTEPLLRVYCESCSVASVERILAAAKQFVLEGSV; translated from the coding sequence ATGACGGATACGAAGAAGACCTCTGCGGTGAAGTTTGGGACGGATGGTTGGCGTGGGATTATCGCTGACGACTTTACGTACGAGAATGTGCGGGCGGCTGCGGCGGCGATTGCGCACTATGTGATCCAGCAGGAAGACCCGGCTGCGGGTGTGTGCATCGGGTGGGATACGCGGTTTGCGTCGCAGGCGTTTGCGCGCGTGGTGGCCGAGGTGCTGGCCGGCGCGGGGATTCCGGTGCAGTTGGCGCAGGGGATTACGCCTACGCCGGCGTTGAGCTATGCGGTGCGGGAGCGGAAGGCGGCGGGCGGCGTGATGATTACGTCCAGCCACAACCCCGCGCAGTGGAACGGCGTGAAGTACAAGGCGAGCTATGGCGGGAGCGGCAAGCCTTCGATTATCTCGGCGATTGAGGGGTATCTGGATGTGCCTCTGCCGGTCGCGGCTACGCCGGCGGCAATTGTCGAGGTGGACTTCAACCCGGAGTACATTGCGGCGATCGAGAAGTTTGTGGACCTGGCGGCGATCAAGGCTTCGGGGTACCGGTTTCTGATCGACACGATGTATGGCGCGGGACACGGGATTATCCAGGGGATCTTTGAGCGTGCGGGGATTCCGTGCGTGGCGATCCGGTCGGAGATCAATCCGAACTTTCCGGGGATCAATCCGGAGCCGATTCTGCCGCATATCGCGGCGACGCAGGTGGCGGTGGTTGCCGAAAAGTGCGATGCGGGCCTGATTACGGATGGCGATGCGGATCGTATTGGGTCGGTGGATGAGCATGGCCATGTCGTCGACGCGCATAAGATCTTTGCGATTTTGCTGTACTGGCTGCTGGAGCGGAAGAAGTGGCCGGGGGATGTGACGCGGGCGTTCAACACGACGAAGATGCTGGACCGCATCGCGGCGAAGTATGGACGCGTGCTGCATGAGCATGGGATCGGGTTCAAGTATGTGTGCGACCTGATGCTGGAGAAGGACATTCTGATCGGCGGCGAGGAGTCGGGCGGTGTGGGGATCAGCCGGCATCTTCCGGAGCGGGATGGGTTGTTGAACTCGTTGCTGCTGGCCAATGTGATGGCGGACGAGAAGAAGACGCTGGGTGAGCTGGTGCAGGCGCTGCAGGATGAGTTCGGCGAGCATCAGTATGGGCGCATCGATATGCATATCGACGAGGCGTTGAAGCAGAGTGCGATTACGCGGGCGCGGGCGGGGCTGACGGAGATTGCGGGCTTCAAGGTGCTGAACATGGAGACGCTGGACGGGATCAAGTTCTTCCTGGAAGACCCGGACTGCGCGGCGAGGCCGAATGCGGCGGAGACGTGGCTGCTGTTACGGGCTTCGGGGACGGAGCCTCTGTTGCGGGTGTACTGCGAAAGTTGCTCCGTTGCTTCGGTGGAGCGGATTCTGGCGGCGGCGAAACAGTTTGTGTTGGAAGGCTCGGTTTAA
- the msrB gene encoding peptide-methionine (R)-S-oxide reductase MsrB, which translates to MPISNSLSRRVFFATAATAVAGYVLLERHAVLAAPSAPKNPEGPVTVVQFGDDGKAVGKVTVPRVIKTDAEWRSQLSPLSYDVTRREGTERPYTHNMLDVHDAGLFRCICCLNALFSSTTKFDSGTGWPSFWEPIAKENMVEITDRSFGMARTAVSCRECDAHLGHVFDDGPAPTGLRYCMNAAAMKFVKTA; encoded by the coding sequence ATGCCGATCTCCAATTCGTTGAGCCGCAGGGTCTTTTTCGCTACCGCCGCGACAGCCGTGGCCGGGTATGTGCTGTTGGAAAGGCATGCCGTGCTTGCGGCACCGTCTGCCCCGAAGAATCCGGAGGGACCGGTGACGGTGGTGCAGTTTGGAGATGATGGGAAGGCCGTGGGGAAGGTGACGGTTCCGCGGGTGATCAAGACGGATGCGGAGTGGCGGAGTCAGCTTTCGCCGCTGTCGTACGACGTGACCCGCCGGGAGGGGACCGAGAGGCCGTATACGCACAACATGCTGGACGTGCATGATGCCGGACTGTTTCGGTGTATCTGCTGCTTGAACGCGCTTTTTTCTTCGACGACGAAGTTCGATTCGGGAACGGGATGGCCGAGCTTCTGGGAGCCGATCGCGAAGGAGAACATGGTTGAGATTACGGACCGGAGCTTTGGGATGGCGCGGACGGCGGTGTCATGCCGGGAATGCGATGCGCACCTCGGGCATGTATTCGATGATGGGCCAGCTCCTACGGGGCTGCGGTACTGCATGAATGCAGCGGCGATGAAATTTGTGAAGACAGCGTAG
- a CDS encoding amino acid transporter, with protein MCLTGVDYFSTLGYQPGIAFLAAGVLSPIATFVLVLVTLFAALPLYSRVAGVSPNGQGSIAMLEKLFPKWGGKAFVLILLGFASTDFIITMTLSAADAAAHFIHNPYAPHWLSSQMLVTLLLLALLSAIFLKGFKEAIGIAVVLVGVYLALNAVVTVVALDALFHHPEALPAWKHAVFAQHTNVLGMFGMALLLFPKLALGLSGFETGVAVMPLIAGNDIKERVRNTRKLLSTAAIVMSVFLMSTSIVTTMLIPAKAFAEGGEANGRAMAYLAHQYLGNGFGTLYDISTILILAFAGASAMAGLLNLIPRYLPRFGMAPEWALASRPLVLVFMATAIFVTIAFHADVDAQGGAYATGVLVLITSAAFAVTLHVWANKVLRVAFVLITAIFVYTTGLNIYERPEGIKISSFFILAIILTSILSRALRSTELRISKVILLPAAVALLGDDEDQTIRLIARSPKDEDDKHCIRELDALDAFVRERYGMDPTECLYFLEVDRTDASEFEHSLSIDGRQVGSHRILCASSPVVANSIAALLIHLEKQTGRTPHAYFKWKEGNPVMNVIRFIFLGEGDTAPLTHEVLRRAIKNPSRRPIIHVS; from the coding sequence ATGTGCCTGACGGGCGTCGATTACTTTTCGACACTGGGGTATCAGCCGGGTATTGCGTTTCTTGCGGCTGGGGTTCTGTCTCCGATTGCGACTTTTGTGCTTGTGCTGGTCACGCTGTTTGCGGCTTTGCCGCTGTACAGCCGTGTAGCTGGCGTCAGTCCGAATGGGCAGGGCTCCATCGCGATGCTGGAGAAGCTGTTTCCGAAGTGGGGTGGGAAGGCTTTCGTCCTTATTCTGCTTGGATTTGCATCGACCGATTTCATCATTACGATGACGCTCTCGGCCGCCGATGCGGCTGCACACTTTATTCATAATCCGTACGCGCCGCACTGGCTTTCGAGCCAGATGCTGGTGACGCTCCTTTTGCTTGCGCTGCTGAGCGCGATCTTCCTGAAGGGCTTCAAGGAGGCGATCGGGATCGCGGTGGTGCTGGTGGGTGTGTACCTAGCGCTGAACGCCGTTGTGACCGTGGTGGCGCTCGACGCGCTATTCCACCATCCGGAGGCTCTTCCAGCCTGGAAGCATGCGGTGTTTGCCCAGCACACCAACGTGCTGGGCATGTTCGGGATGGCGTTGCTGCTCTTTCCGAAGCTGGCGTTGGGGCTTTCGGGTTTTGAGACCGGGGTCGCGGTGATGCCGTTGATTGCTGGCAACGATATCAAGGAGAGGGTGCGCAATACGCGGAAGCTGCTCTCGACCGCGGCCATCGTGATGAGCGTCTTCCTGATGTCGACGAGCATTGTGACGACCATGCTGATCCCGGCGAAGGCGTTCGCCGAGGGGGGCGAGGCCAATGGGCGTGCGATGGCCTACCTTGCCCATCAATATCTGGGGAACGGCTTTGGCACGCTGTACGACATCTCGACCATCCTGATTCTTGCCTTCGCCGGTGCGTCCGCGATGGCTGGGCTGCTGAATCTGATTCCGCGTTACCTACCCCGGTTTGGCATGGCGCCGGAGTGGGCCCTGGCTTCGCGTCCGCTGGTGCTGGTGTTCATGGCCACGGCGATCTTTGTGACGATCGCCTTCCACGCCGATGTGGACGCGCAAGGCGGAGCCTATGCCACGGGCGTGCTGGTGCTGATTACGTCCGCTGCGTTCGCGGTGACGTTGCATGTCTGGGCCAACAAGGTGCTGCGTGTTGCGTTTGTGCTGATCACGGCTATTTTTGTCTACACGACGGGGCTGAACATCTATGAGAGGCCGGAAGGAATCAAGATCTCCTCGTTCTTCATCCTGGCGATTATTCTGACTTCAATTCTTTCGCGGGCGTTGCGCTCGACGGAGCTGCGGATCTCCAAGGTCATTCTCCTGCCTGCGGCGGTGGCGCTGCTGGGGGACGATGAGGACCAGACGATCCGGCTGATTGCGCGCAGCCCCAAGGATGAGGACGATAAACACTGCATCCGGGAGCTGGATGCGCTGGACGCGTTCGTTCGGGAGCGCTACGGGATGGATCCTACGGAGTGTCTCTACTTTCTGGAGGTGGATAGGACGGATGCCTCGGAGTTTGAACATAGTTTGTCCATCGATGGGCGTCAGGTGGGGTCGCACCGGATTCTCTGTGCGAGCAGCCCGGTTGTGGCGAACTCGATTGCCGCTCTGCTGATCCACTTGGAGAAGCAGACGGGACGTACGCCGCATGCCTATTTCAAGTGGAAGGAGGGTAATCCGGTGATGAATGTCATTCGGTTTATCTTTCTGGGCGAGGGCGATACGGCTCCGCTGACGCATGAGGTGCTGCGGAGGGCGATCAAGAATCCCAGCCGGCGACCGATTATTCACGTCAGCTAA
- a CDS encoding HAD-IA family hydrolase, giving the protein MIVETQGILFDNDGVLISSIGSVVRSWRKWAAMYDVPNADGYEVPHGVRAMDVIKALRPDIDAAAGLKVIEDIELEDVADLEVLPGVRALLASLPADRWAIVTSGTRRLIEGRLKVAQLPLPERLITADDVVNGKPDPEPYRKGAALLGFASADCIVVEDAPSGVGAGIAAGSRVLAVLGTHSAEELSAATWVVRSLADVRVTEVDGVLSVEFEPVSIGG; this is encoded by the coding sequence ATGATTGTTGAGACGCAGGGGATTCTGTTCGACAACGATGGAGTGCTGATTTCGTCGATCGGGTCGGTGGTGCGGTCGTGGCGGAAGTGGGCGGCGATGTACGACGTTCCGAACGCGGATGGGTACGAGGTACCGCATGGCGTGCGGGCGATGGATGTGATCAAGGCGCTGAGGCCCGATATCGACGCGGCTGCGGGGCTGAAGGTGATCGAAGACATTGAGCTTGAGGATGTGGCGGATCTCGAGGTGCTTCCGGGGGTGAGGGCGCTGCTGGCGAGCCTTCCGGCCGATCGCTGGGCGATTGTGACTTCGGGGACGCGGCGTCTGATTGAGGGGCGCCTGAAGGTCGCACAGCTCCCGCTCCCGGAGCGTCTGATTACGGCCGACGACGTGGTGAACGGCAAGCCGGATCCGGAGCCTTACCGGAAGGGTGCGGCGCTGCTTGGTTTCGCAAGCGCGGACTGCATTGTGGTTGAGGATGCTCCTTCGGGTGTTGGGGCTGGAATCGCGGCGGGGAGTCGTGTGCTGGCAGTGCTGGGCACGCATTCGGCCGAGGAGTTGAGCGCAGCGACGTGGGTGGTGCGGTCGCTGGCGGATGTGAGGGTGACGGAAGTGGATGGAGTGCTATCGGTGGAGTTCGAGCCGGTGAGCATTGGGGGCTGA
- a CDS encoding RNA polymerase sigma factor, protein MKTIIAEHDLEIPAAPSQTFDDMDAMIALYEVRIFRFLMASIRDRDLAQTMTQETFFRAWNARESFRGDCAPQTWLMRIAVNLVRDHTRTGRFKFWKKTATVEVSDVAHWLPNHASSAESGLIARQQLESIWQTVAGLSDRQRTIFLLRFVEELELPEIAEATNLPVSTVKSHLYRALETVRKRATERS, encoded by the coding sequence ATGAAGACCATCATCGCCGAACACGATCTCGAGATTCCAGCCGCGCCGTCGCAAACCTTCGACGACATGGACGCCATGATCGCCCTCTACGAGGTGCGCATTTTCCGCTTCCTCATGGCCTCCATCCGCGATCGCGACCTCGCCCAAACCATGACGCAAGAGACCTTCTTTCGCGCCTGGAACGCTCGAGAATCCTTCCGCGGCGACTGCGCCCCGCAAACATGGCTCATGCGCATCGCCGTCAACCTCGTCCGCGACCACACCCGCACCGGACGATTCAAGTTCTGGAAGAAAACCGCCACGGTCGAAGTCTCCGACGTCGCCCACTGGCTCCCGAATCACGCCAGCTCCGCCGAATCCGGCCTCATCGCCCGCCAGCAGCTCGAATCCATCTGGCAAACGGTCGCCGGACTGTCCGACCGACAGCGAACCATCTTCCTCCTACGCTTCGTCGAGGAGCTTGAACTTCCCGAGATCGCCGAGGCTACCAACCTCCCCGTCTCGACCGTAAAAAGTCATCTCTACCGCGCGCTTGAAACCGTGCGCAAACGCGCCACAGAAAGGAGTTAA
- the coaD gene encoding pantetheine-phosphate adenylyltransferase, producing MHTVKAVYPGTFDPLTNGHLDLIARGAQIVDELVVGILRNSEKGNPLFSVEERLEMISEATAHFGNVSVMTFNGLLVEFCKAQGAKAVLRGIRAISDYEYEFQMAMMNRKLDPNIETLFMMPAEKYTYVSSRLIKGVFQLGGDVTALVPPLVVERLKAKNRE from the coding sequence ATGCATACTGTGAAGGCTGTTTATCCCGGAACGTTCGATCCTCTGACCAATGGGCACCTCGACCTGATTGCGCGAGGGGCGCAGATTGTGGATGAGCTTGTGGTCGGTATCCTCCGGAACTCGGAGAAGGGGAATCCGCTGTTTTCGGTTGAGGAACGGCTGGAGATGATCTCGGAGGCGACGGCGCACTTCGGGAATGTGTCGGTGATGACGTTCAACGGGCTTTTGGTGGAGTTTTGCAAGGCTCAGGGGGCGAAGGCGGTGTTGAGGGGAATTCGGGCGATCTCGGACTACGAGTATGAGTTCCAGATGGCCATGATGAACCGGAAGCTGGACCCGAATATCGAGACACTGTTCATGATGCCGGCGGAGAAGTACACGTATGTGAGCTCACGGCTGATCAAAGGGGTGTTTCAGTTGGGCGGGGATGTGACGGCTCTGGTGCCTCCGCTGGTGGTGGAGAGGTTGAAGGCTAAGAACAGGGAATAG
- a CDS encoding pyridoxal phosphate-dependent aminotransferase, which yields MSASSATLTTPVAASSPARKILTDRINRIEVSATMAITAEALKLKSQGVDLADFGAGEPHFSTPEHIKQAAIEAIEKNFTRYTNVAGVPEVRKAIVDRHAADFGSSYAVDECVFTTGGKLALFNAIQVLVDHGDEVILPVPYWVSYKDIIQYAGGVPVYVESLESENFRITAEMIEAAITPKTKCIILNTPSNPSGAIIAPEDVEAIVRLAHSRGIYLLIDECYVYLTFSGEVISAGKFTDCKEHIIILGSLSKTYAMTGWRAGYALGPKPIIAAMSKLQSQSTSNSASMVQKASIAAVAGPQECVAEMRADYIKLRDRILEGFKTIPGLTCTVPQGAFYVYPNVSAFFGKGGIETASDVAAKLLSEAHVVCVPGEPFGTSEHIRLSYAVSESVVDEGLKRMREFFAGLK from the coding sequence ATGAGCGCCTCCTCCGCAACCCTCACGACCCCCGTGGCCGCTTCTTCGCCCGCGCGCAAGATTCTGACCGATCGCATCAACCGCATTGAAGTCTCCGCCACGATGGCCATTACGGCCGAGGCGCTGAAGCTGAAGAGCCAGGGTGTCGACCTTGCCGACTTTGGTGCGGGTGAGCCGCACTTTTCGACGCCTGAGCACATCAAGCAGGCCGCGATCGAGGCCATCGAGAAGAACTTTACGCGGTATACGAATGTGGCCGGCGTGCCGGAAGTGCGCAAGGCGATTGTGGACCGTCATGCGGCGGACTTCGGGTCGAGTTATGCTGTCGATGAGTGCGTGTTTACGACAGGCGGAAAGCTGGCTCTGTTCAACGCGATCCAGGTGCTGGTGGACCATGGCGATGAGGTGATTCTGCCGGTTCCGTACTGGGTTTCGTACAAGGACATCATCCAGTACGCTGGCGGCGTTCCGGTGTACGTGGAGAGCCTGGAGAGCGAAAACTTCCGGATCACGGCCGAGATGATCGAGGCGGCGATTACGCCTAAGACAAAGTGCATTATTTTGAATACGCCTTCGAATCCTTCCGGGGCGATTATTGCCCCGGAAGACGTCGAAGCGATCGTTCGCCTGGCGCATTCGCGTGGGATCTACCTGCTGATCGACGAGTGCTATGTGTACCTGACGTTCTCGGGTGAAGTGATCTCGGCGGGCAAGTTCACGGATTGCAAGGAGCACATCATCATCCTGGGTTCGTTGTCGAAGACGTATGCGATGACGGGCTGGAGGGCTGGGTATGCGCTGGGGCCAAAGCCGATTATCGCGGCGATGAGCAAGCTGCAGTCGCAGAGCACGTCGAACTCGGCGAGCATGGTGCAGAAGGCTTCGATTGCGGCCGTGGCGGGTCCGCAGGAGTGCGTTGCGGAGATGCGGGCGGACTACATCAAGCTGCGCGACCGCATCCTGGAGGGTTTCAAGACGATTCCGGGGCTCACGTGCACGGTGCCGCAGGGAGCGTTCTATGTGTATCCGAATGTGTCGGCTTTCTTTGGCAAGGGTGGGATCGAGACAGCGTCGGATGTGGCGGCGAAGCTGCTGAGCGAGGCGCATGTGGTGTGCGTTCCGGGCGAGCCGTTTGGCACGTCGGAGCATATCCGGCTGTCGTATGCAGTGAGCGAGTCGGTCGTCGATGAAGGCTTGAAGCGGATGCGGGAGTTCTTTGCCGGCCTGAAATAG
- the recA gene encoding recombinase RecA, with product MADDRSKAIETALSQLEKQFGKGSIMRLGSKEAIGPIAVISTGSISFDAALGVGGVPRGRVIEIFGPESSGKTTITLQIIAEAQKAGGLAAFVDAEHALDPAYARKLGVDIDNLLISQPDYGEQALEIVEALVRSNAIDVLVVDSVAALVPKAELDGEMGDSHMGLQARLMSQALRKLTGTVAKSRTCLIFINQIRDKIGVMFGNPETTTGGRALKFYSSVRIDIRRIGAVKEGDVVVGSRTKVKIVKNKVAAPFRDAEFDILYGEGISREGDMLDLAVTHTIVDKSGAWYSFQGERIGQGRENVRNFLKENKDIFARIDVELRKKMNIAPSTAAVVPEAPTNGAAEATAVVRGKK from the coding sequence GTGGCAGATGACCGCAGCAAAGCAATTGAGACCGCACTTTCACAGCTAGAAAAGCAGTTTGGCAAGGGTTCCATCATGCGGTTGGGGTCCAAGGAAGCCATTGGGCCGATTGCGGTGATCTCGACGGGATCGATCTCGTTCGATGCAGCACTGGGTGTGGGTGGCGTGCCGCGTGGACGCGTCATCGAGATCTTTGGTCCTGAGTCCTCGGGTAAGACGACGATTACGCTGCAGATTATCGCTGAGGCCCAGAAGGCGGGCGGTCTGGCGGCGTTTGTGGATGCGGAGCATGCGCTCGATCCAGCGTATGCGCGGAAGCTGGGCGTGGATATCGATAACCTGCTGATCTCGCAGCCGGACTATGGCGAACAGGCGCTGGAGATCGTCGAGGCGCTGGTTCGGTCGAACGCGATCGACGTGCTGGTGGTGGATTCGGTAGCGGCCCTGGTGCCGAAGGCTGAACTCGACGGCGAGATGGGCGATTCGCATATGGGTCTGCAGGCGCGGTTGATGTCGCAGGCTCTGCGTAAGCTGACCGGTACGGTGGCGAAGTCCAGGACTTGCTTGATTTTTATTAACCAGATTCGCGACAAGATTGGCGTCATGTTTGGTAACCCGGAGACGACGACCGGTGGACGTGCGCTGAAGTTCTATTCGTCGGTGCGTATCGATATCCGACGGATTGGGGCGGTGAAGGAAGGCGACGTTGTTGTCGGCTCGCGCACCAAAGTGAAGATCGTGAAGAATAAGGTCGCTGCTCCGTTCCGCGATGCCGAGTTCGACATTCTTTACGGGGAAGGTATCTCGCGGGAAGGCGACATGCTGGACCTGGCGGTGACGCATACCATCGTCGACAAGAGCGGCGCCTGGTACAGCTTCCAGGGCGAGCGGATCGGACAAGGACGCGAGAATGTCCGGAACTTCCTGAAGGAGAACAAGGACATCTTCGCGCGGATCGATGTGGAGCTGCGCAAGAAGATGAATATCGCTCCTTCGACGGCTGCGGTGGTGCCTGAGGCTCCTACCAATGGGGCGGCTGAAGCCACGGCTGTAGTGCGTGGAAAAAAGTAA
- a CDS encoding mannose-1-phosphate guanylyltransferase — protein sequence MDENQPKHAETAAPKFAAVILAGGSGTRFWPRSRKASAKQVLALDGEQTMIQQTLERLLPVAAAEDVWVITNNLLDDTIADQLPAVRRERILSEPAARNTAPACALTAFLLEKTEPDTVIGIFPSDQVVKDKARFADILRAGVKIAAKGEAIVVLGITPTRAETGYGYIELGGPVEGPDGVPVHRVKRFTEKPNKHFAQQFFTSGNYRWNGGIFLWSASTLANAIREYCPDMAFQLERIAAAWGTDEFEEVLASHYPLCENISIDYAVLEPRSARGEEASGIYCLPGDFSWNDLGSWAALHEHVAGRDFDEVEECNIFEATDPLHVELDSKGNYVFAPGKVVALVGVENLVIVQTKDALLITTRERSQDVGKVVRKLIEAGREDLV from the coding sequence ATGGATGAGAACCAACCGAAGCATGCAGAGACGGCCGCACCGAAGTTTGCGGCCGTGATTCTGGCGGGAGGCTCGGGAACGCGCTTCTGGCCACGGAGCCGCAAGGCAAGCGCGAAACAGGTGCTGGCGCTGGATGGCGAGCAGACGATGATTCAGCAGACGCTGGAGCGACTTTTGCCTGTGGCGGCCGCGGAAGACGTCTGGGTGATTACGAACAATCTGCTGGATGACACGATTGCGGATCAGCTTCCTGCGGTGCGGCGGGAAAGGATTTTGTCGGAGCCGGCGGCGCGGAATACGGCTCCGGCTTGCGCGCTGACGGCGTTTCTGCTGGAGAAGACGGAGCCGGATACGGTCATCGGCATCTTCCCGTCGGACCAGGTGGTGAAGGACAAGGCCAGGTTTGCGGATATTCTGCGCGCCGGGGTGAAGATTGCGGCCAAGGGCGAGGCGATCGTGGTGTTGGGGATCACGCCGACGCGGGCTGAGACGGGTTACGGGTACATTGAGCTGGGTGGGCCGGTGGAGGGACCGGATGGCGTTCCGGTACACCGCGTGAAGCGGTTTACGGAGAAGCCGAACAAGCACTTTGCGCAGCAGTTTTTTACGTCGGGGAACTACCGGTGGAACGGCGGCATCTTCCTTTGGAGCGCAAGCACGCTGGCGAATGCGATTCGCGAGTATTGTCCAGATATGGCGTTTCAGTTGGAGCGTATTGCGGCGGCGTGGGGAACGGACGAGTTTGAAGAGGTACTGGCGTCGCACTATCCGCTGTGCGAGAACATCTCGATCGACTATGCGGTGCTGGAGCCACGGTCGGCGCGGGGGGAAGAGGCTTCGGGGATCTACTGTCTGCCGGGGGATTTCTCGTGGAACGATCTGGGGTCGTGGGCTGCACTGCATGAGCATGTGGCAGGCAGGGACTTCGACGAGGTGGAGGAGTGCAATATCTTCGAGGCGACCGACCCGCTGCATGTGGAGTTGGATTCGAAGGGGAACTACGTGTTCGCACCGGGCAAGGTCGTGGCTCTGGTAGGCGTTGAGAACCTGGTGATTGTGCAGACCAAGGATGCGCTGCTGATTACGACGCGGGAACGGTCGCAGGACGTGGGCAAGGTTGTGCGGAAGCTGATCGAGGCTGGGCGGGAAGACCTGGTCTAA
- a CDS encoding Spy/CpxP family protein refolding chaperone — protein MNHIARLIALTTLTGSIAFAQQAPPPPPAQGAPDQQPHGRMGGGPGGPARGMEGRHEGMRGGMRGEGRIVPPGMWWKNPELATRIGLTADQTKKMDDIFLQARIKLIHMKASLEEEELLLEPLINANPPDSAKALAQIGRIADTRADLEKANAGMLLSIRAVLTPDQWTKLHEHSEREHRGPGGPGRPGMGMLEVPNGPAMAMMPPSDAESAQ, from the coding sequence ATGAATCACATCGCCCGCCTCATCGCCCTGACCACCCTCACCGGCAGCATCGCCTTCGCCCAGCAGGCACCCCCGCCGCCTCCCGCCCAGGGAGCCCCAGATCAGCAGCCCCACGGTCGCATGGGCGGCGGTCCCGGTGGCCCGGCCCGCGGCATGGAAGGCCGACATGAAGGCATGCGCGGCGGCATGCGTGGCGAAGGCCGCATCGTCCCCCCGGGCATGTGGTGGAAGAACCCCGAACTCGCCACCCGCATCGGCCTCACCGCAGACCAGACCAAGAAGATGGACGATATCTTCCTTCAGGCACGCATCAAGCTCATCCACATGAAGGCGTCGCTCGAAGAAGAAGAACTCCTGCTTGAGCCCCTTATCAACGCCAACCCGCCCGACTCCGCCAAGGCTCTCGCACAGATCGGCCGCATCGCCGACACCCGCGCCGACCTGGAGAAAGCCAATGCCGGCATGCTCCTCTCGATCCGCGCCGTCCTCACCCCTGACCAGTGGACCAAGCTCCACGAACACAGCGAGCGCGAACACCGTGGACCCGGTGGACCCGGCCGTCCCGGCATGGGCATGCTCGAAGTCCCCAACGGCCCCGCAATGGCCATGATGCCCCCATCCGATGCTGAGTCTGCCCAATAG
- the kdsB gene encoding 3-deoxy-manno-octulosonate cytidylyltransferase produces MLETLGVIPARLASTRLPRKVLREVAGRPMLAWVYEAARACPQLDDLVIATDSEEVAALCHTNGWPCQLTSPDLPSGSDRVHAVAQQIDAQIYVNIQGDEPMLKPEHVASLLAPFARPHVEVSTLKVLCTPENVTNPNAVKVVTATDGRALYFSRATIPYDRDATGSAVYWKHIGLYAYRKEALNRFPSLSPSMLERTEKLEQLRFLENGFSLYVEPTDYDTVGVDTEEDLRRVEQILLAR; encoded by the coding sequence TTGCTCGAAACATTAGGTGTCATCCCCGCCCGTCTGGCCTCCACCCGCCTTCCCCGCAAGGTTCTCCGCGAGGTCGCGGGGCGTCCCATGCTCGCCTGGGTCTACGAGGCCGCCCGAGCATGCCCCCAGCTCGATGACCTCGTCATCGCCACGGACTCCGAAGAAGTCGCCGCCCTCTGCCACACCAACGGCTGGCCATGCCAGCTCACCTCGCCCGATCTCCCCAGCGGCTCCGACCGCGTCCACGCCGTCGCCCAGCAGATCGACGCCCAGATCTACGTCAACATCCAGGGCGACGAGCCCATGCTCAAACCCGAGCACGTAGCCTCCCTTTTGGCGCCATTCGCCCGCCCCCACGTCGAAGTTTCCACCCTGAAAGTCCTCTGCACCCCCGAAAACGTCACCAACCCCAACGCCGTCAAGGTCGTCACCGCCACCGACGGACGCGCCCTCTACTTCTCACGCGCCACCATCCCCTACGACCGTGACGCAACCGGCAGCGCCGTCTACTGGAAGCACATCGGCCTCTACGCCTATCGCAAGGAAGCCCTCAACCGCTTCCCGTCGCTGTCCCCGTCCATGCTCGAACGCACCGAAAAGCTCGAGCAGCTCCGCTTCCTCGAAAACGGCTTCTCCCTCTACGTCGAACCCACCGACTACGACACCGTAGGGGTCGACACCGAAGAGGATCTCCGCCGCGTCGAGCAGATCCTTCTCGCCCGATAA